A genomic stretch from Chloroflexota bacterium includes:
- the pstC gene encoding phosphate ABC transporter permease subunit PstC: MKYLFFTCAVLSIATTVGILFSLATQAWGFFQEIGVFEFLTGTTWQPILKPTSFGVLPLVSGTMLVAVLGALVAVPVGLGTAIYLAEYAPDKARRVLKPFLEILAGIPTVVYGYFAITFVTPLLQNFIGGLPIWNALSAGLVMGLMIIPIVSSLSEDAMVAVPRSLREAAFALGATRIEVALKVVVPAALSGIVAAFILAISRAIGETMLVTIAAGARPNLTFNPTEQIQTMTGYIVQVSQGEAAHGSVEYNTLFAVGLLLFFMTLAMNLAGHFIVRRWQERY; encoded by the coding sequence ATGAAGTACCTCTTCTTCACCTGTGCCGTGCTTTCCATTGCGACGACCGTCGGGATCCTGTTCAGCCTGGCCACCCAGGCGTGGGGCTTCTTCCAGGAGATCGGCGTCTTCGAGTTTCTGACGGGGACGACGTGGCAGCCAATCCTGAAGCCCACGTCGTTCGGCGTGCTGCCGCTGGTGTCTGGCACGATGCTCGTCGCGGTGCTGGGCGCGCTCGTGGCGGTGCCGGTCGGGCTGGGGACGGCGATCTACCTGGCTGAGTACGCCCCCGATAAGGCCCGCCGGGTGCTCAAGCCGTTCCTGGAGATCCTGGCGGGCATCCCCACGGTTGTGTACGGGTACTTTGCCATCACCTTCGTGACGCCGCTGCTGCAGAACTTCATCGGCGGGCTGCCCATCTGGAACGCGCTGAGCGCGGGGCTTGTCATGGGGCTCATGATCATCCCGATCGTCTCGTCGCTGAGCGAGGACGCGATGGTGGCGGTGCCGCGGTCGCTGCGCGAGGCGGCGTTCGCGCTGGGGGCGACACGCATCGAGGTGGCGCTGAAGGTTGTCGTGCCGGCGGCGCTATCGGGGATCGTGGCGGCGTTCATCCTCGCGATCTCGCGCGCCATCGGCGAGACGATGCTGGTGACGATCGCGGCGGGCGCGCGGCCGAACCTGACGTTCAACCCGACCGAGCAGATCCAGACGATGACGGGCTACATCGTGCAGGTGAGCCAGGGCGAGGCCGCCCACGGGTCGGTCGAGTACAACACCCTCTTTGCGGTGGGGCTGCTGCTGTTCTTCATGACCCTTGCCATGAACCTTGCGGGGCACTTCATCGTGCGGCGCTGGCAGGAGCGGTACTAA